A portion of the Acidimicrobiia bacterium genome contains these proteins:
- a CDS encoding S9 family peptidase, with protein MADPYRWLEDGSSSEVGAWTTAQNARTRSALDGVRARDGFRDRLAQLTQAGTATSPALRGDHLFTIDRWGERDRAALVVRPIAAPIAGPGRVLVDPAAASGAATSAIDWYHPCPDGSLVAFGTSVGGDERSTLRIVEVATGQQRPDTLPHTRAASVAWLPDSRGFAYTRYPDPAAVGAEEAGYHRQVWWHRLGDPAAADTPCFTDLPEKEAWPDVSLSPDGRWLLVHVQRGWSQTDVHLLDRETNTWTTVVAGIEAATGLRVDLDRHRLIGETTLGAPKGRLVSLPLEGHPPRSPGGGEPAVVNPQALITELVAEADDILAGFAITNPDLLVVRTRAGVSSLHHHDPDGTHRAEVTALTGGLAAVTALAAHPSAPGIIAIGHTSFTRPDTVTAWRPEAEPIELTRLPCPPIASTTVTQLRYPSTDATEVPMLLVHATATAISHHTPTLLTGYGGFNITETPAWSPFVATWCELGGQVAIPGIRGGGEEGEAWHEAGRRANKPQVFADFEAAADWLVAEGRTSRARLAIRGGSNGGLLVAACLTRRPDLCAAVVCDVPLTDMVRFPRFLIARLWIPEYGDPDVPEELAWLHAYSPYHQVVDGTAYPAVLITTGEQDSRVDPCHARKMAARLQAASTALVLLRVEAAAGHGQGKPAAQQTEERADVLAFLAWQLGLEP; from the coding sequence GTGGCCGACCCCTACCGTTGGCTGGAAGATGGTTCCTCCTCCGAGGTAGGGGCCTGGACCACCGCCCAGAACGCTCGCACCCGCTCTGCCCTTGATGGGGTGCGGGCTCGCGACGGCTTCCGCGACCGCCTAGCTCAACTCACTCAAGCCGGCACCGCCACTTCACCCGCGCTACGCGGCGACCACCTCTTCACCATCGACCGCTGGGGAGAGCGCGACCGCGCCGCTCTCGTGGTGCGGCCGATCGCTGCCCCCATCGCCGGTCCGGGCCGGGTGCTGGTAGACCCCGCGGCCGCCAGCGGCGCCGCCACCTCCGCCATCGACTGGTACCACCCCTGTCCCGACGGCTCCCTGGTGGCCTTTGGTACCTCCGTCGGCGGCGACGAGCGTTCCACGCTGCGCATCGTTGAGGTGGCTACCGGGCAGCAGCGGCCCGACACCCTCCCCCACACCCGCGCCGCGTCGGTGGCGTGGCTGCCCGACAGCCGTGGCTTCGCCTACACCCGCTATCCCGATCCCGCCGCGGTTGGCGCGGAAGAGGCTGGCTACCACCGCCAGGTGTGGTGGCATCGCTTGGGTGACCCCGCCGCCGCCGACACCCCGTGTTTCACCGACCTCCCCGAAAAAGAAGCCTGGCCGGACGTATCGCTCTCGCCCGACGGACGTTGGCTGCTCGTGCACGTACAACGCGGCTGGAGCCAAACCGACGTGCACCTTCTCGACCGTGAGACCAACACCTGGACCACCGTCGTGGCGGGCATCGAAGCCGCCACCGGACTGCGGGTAGATCTCGACCGCCATCGCCTCATTGGCGAAACCACCCTCGGCGCCCCCAAAGGACGCCTGGTATCGCTGCCCTTGGAAGGCCATCCACCTCGATCCCCCGGCGGCGGCGAACCCGCCGTCGTGAACCCGCAGGCCCTCATCACCGAACTGGTGGCCGAGGCCGACGACATCCTCGCCGGCTTCGCCATCACCAACCCGGACCTCCTGGTGGTGCGCACACGCGCCGGCGTGTCCTCCCTCCATCACCACGACCCTGACGGCACCCACCGGGCGGAGGTCACCGCGCTCACCGGGGGCCTCGCCGCTGTCACCGCGCTAGCCGCGCACCCGAGTGCCCCGGGGATCATCGCGATAGGCCACACCTCCTTTACCCGCCCCGACACCGTGACCGCCTGGCGCCCCGAGGCCGAGCCGATCGAACTCACGCGGCTGCCATGCCCGCCCATCGCCAGCACCACCGTCACCCAACTCCGCTACCCCTCCACCGACGCCACCGAGGTGCCGATGCTCCTCGTGCACGCCACCGCCACCGCCATCAGCCACCACACCCCCACTCTGCTCACCGGCTACGGCGGGTTCAACATCACCGAGACCCCCGCCTGGAGCCCCTTCGTGGCCACCTGGTGCGAACTCGGTGGCCAGGTTGCTATCCCCGGGATCCGCGGCGGTGGCGAGGAAGGCGAGGCGTGGCATGAGGCTGGCCGACGCGCCAACAAGCCCCAGGTGTTCGCCGACTTCGAAGCCGCCGCCGACTGGCTGGTGGCCGAGGGCCGCACATCGCGTGCCCGCCTGGCCATCCGCGGCGGCTCCAACGGCGGTCTCCTGGTGGCCGCCTGCCTCACTCGCCGTCCCGACCTGTGCGCGGCGGTGGTATGTGACGTGCCGCTCACCGACATGGTGCGCTTCCCCCGTTTCCTCATCGCCCGGCTCTGGATCCCCGAATACGGCGACCCCGATGTGCCCGAGGAGTTGGCCTGGCTCCACGCCTACTCGCCCTACCACCAGGTAGTGGACGGCACGGCCTACCCGGCGGTGCTCATCACCACCGGCGAGCAAGACAGTCGGGTCGACCCCTGCCATGCCCGCAAGATGGCCGCCCGCCTCCAAGCCGCCTCAACGGCCCTCGTACTTCTGCGGGTCGAAGCCGCCGCCGGCCACGGCCAGGGCAAGCCCGCCGCGCAACAAACCGAGGAACGCGCCGACGTGCTGGCCTTCCTGGCCTGGCAGTTGGGCCTCGAACCCTAG